A region from the Mercenaria mercenaria strain notata chromosome 7, MADL_Memer_1, whole genome shotgun sequence genome encodes:
- the LOC128558623 gene encoding steroid 17-alpha-hydroxylase/17,20 lyase-like yields MIQEFLLSGSVAVTCLVALVTGLVVYWLIQKWKYKFPPGPSGLPLLGNALQMDSKKLHEQVFEWSKKYGPVITVRLGTMPLVFVNTIDTAMEVLVKKSTDFASRMITPTVDVFTYGGKDIAFSNYGPTWKLHRKIASKALRYYLQGDALEHRIHDAVEMAFVEIDKVSGQFDPADYINFIVVNILTGLCFGGKYDFKDKEVSYILESEDTFNEKLGGGTWEDIFPPLRYVYKTALFKEVEAFTDQVLERFIKKKFKEAESTFNKENIRHFTDNLILARTEAEEEEGSEAANGLDEEHLVQTLADIFFAGIDTSRFTLRFALLHMVAFQDIQEKVQEEIDNVVGRGRLPGIADRPNLGYTEAVLHESMRLASVAPTGLFHMTSRDTEVSGYRIPKGTNVVINHWGLHHDPDAWDEVDRFIPERYLEENGKLGPKPKNWLPFSAGTRVCLGEFVAKPELHLIFASLMQRYKWKMVSGLCPDITPAGNAFALGSKPYKVVVEKRI; encoded by the exons ATGATTCAGGAATTCCTGTTGTCCGGCTCTGTCGCCGTAACATGTCTTGTTGCCTTGGTTACTGGCCTTGTTGTGTACTGGTTGATACAAAAATGGAAGTACAAGTTCCCACCTGGGCCGTCTGGGCTCCCCCTCCTTGGAAACGCCTTAC AGATGGATTCGAAGAAGCTGCATGAACAAGTGTTTGAGTGGTCAAAGAAGTATGGACCAGTGATCACAGTTAGACTAG GTACCATGCCGCTGGTATTTGTCAACACAATAGATACAGCCATGGAGGTTTTGGTTAAAAAATCAACCGATTTCGCTTCAAGAATGATAACTCCCACTG TTGATGTGTTCACGTATGGTGGTAAAGATATAGCCTTTAGCAATTATGGTCCAACTTGGAAACTACACAGAAAAATTGCATCAAAGGCATTGCG GTATTACTTGCAAGGAGACGCATTGGAGCACAGAATACACGATGCAGTGGAAATGGCTTTTGTTGAAATTGACAAAGTTTCTGGACAATTTGATCCAGCAgattatatcaattttattgttGTTAACATTCTTACGGGACTTTGTTTCGGAGGAAA aTATGACTTCAAGGATAAAGAAGTGAGTTATATTTTGGAATCAGAAGATACCTTCAATGAGAAGCTCGGGGGAGGAACATGGGAAGATATATTTCCACCATTGAGATACGTGTATAAAACAGCACTTTTTAAGGAGGTGGAGGCATTTACTGATCAGGTTTTAGAGCGCTTTATAAAGAAAAAGTTCAAAGAAGCAGAATCTACATTTAACAAAG aaaatattcgGCACTTCACAGATAACCTGATTCTTGCTAGAACTGAAGCAGAAGAAGAGGAAGGGAGTGAAGCTGCCAATGGTCTAGATGAAGAACATCTTGTTCAAACCCTTGCTGATATATTCTTTG CTGGAATAGATACCTCAAGATTCACGCTCAGGTTTGCCCTGTTACACATGGTGGCGTTCCAAGACATACAAGAAAAGGTCCAGGAAGAGATTGATAACGTGGTCG GTAGAGGCAGATTACCGGGAATTGCAGATCGACCAAATTTGGGTTACACAGAAGCTGTTTTACACGAAAGCATGCGTTTAGCAAGCGTTGCTCCGACAGGACTTTTTCACATGACGTCACGTGATACTGAAGTTT ctgGTTACAGAATCCCTAAAGGAACGAATGTAGTCATCAATCATTGGGGATTGCACCACGATCCTGACGCCTGGGATGAAGTGGACAGATTTATCCCTGAAAGATATCTAGAGGAGAATGGAAAGCTCGGGCCAAAGCCAAAGAACTGGTTACCGTTCTCGGCCGGAACAAGGGTGTGTCTCGGTGAATTTGTAGCAAAGCCTGAACTGCATTTGATCTTTGCGAGTCTGATGCAACGCTACAAATGGAAAATGGTATCTGGACTGTGCCCCGATATCACACCTGCCGGAAATGCGTTTGCACTGGGCAGTAAACCCTACAAAGTCGTTGTTGAAAAGCGTATTTAA